One region of Microbacterium sufflavum genomic DNA includes:
- a CDS encoding glutamyl-tRNA reductase, whose amino-acid sequence MLLCVTASHKTASFELLERLSRTPDDVAPTLVGMTPCVQGAVVLATCNRFEAYVEMDEPMTAAGAIGVEAVLEAVESATGIPAADLDGAYTVHAGRRVAEHLFSVASGLESVVSGEGEIAGQVRRALKSARKDGTTSPELERLFQRASQAQRKVKNVTALGRAGRSLVRLALELADSRIADWSAERVLLVGTGAYAAVTLATLRERGAVDISVYSPSGRAEIFAAKHGIRAVAAADYARTAAHSSLLITCTSATEPVLGPEHLQLPVGLAAAGCPVGSHSRLVVDLGMPRNVDPAVATLEGVALLDLETIRLHAPLEELQATDAARTVVREAADTFHVVGARQSVTPSVVALRSHIFSLLDTEIDRARARGDEDGKVEQALRHLVGVLLHTPTVRAHELAAEGRADEFAAALSALYGLSPEAPPAEDAASA is encoded by the coding sequence GTGCTGCTGTGTGTGACGGCGAGTCACAAGACCGCCTCCTTCGAACTGCTCGAACGCCTGAGCCGCACCCCCGACGATGTCGCCCCCACCCTGGTGGGCATGACGCCGTGCGTGCAGGGTGCCGTGGTGCTGGCGACGTGCAACCGGTTCGAGGCGTACGTCGAGATGGACGAGCCGATGACCGCCGCGGGCGCGATCGGCGTCGAGGCCGTGCTCGAAGCCGTCGAGTCCGCCACGGGCATTCCGGCCGCCGACCTCGACGGCGCCTACACCGTCCACGCCGGGCGCCGGGTGGCCGAGCACCTGTTCTCCGTCGCCTCCGGCCTCGAGTCGGTCGTGTCGGGTGAGGGCGAGATCGCCGGCCAGGTGCGCCGGGCCCTGAAGTCGGCCCGCAAGGACGGCACCACCTCCCCCGAGCTCGAGCGCCTCTTCCAGCGCGCGAGCCAGGCGCAGCGCAAGGTCAAGAACGTCACCGCGCTCGGGCGCGCCGGTCGCTCGCTCGTGCGCCTGGCACTCGAACTGGCCGACAGCCGCATCGCCGACTGGTCCGCCGAGCGCGTGCTCCTGGTGGGCACCGGCGCCTATGCGGCCGTGACCCTCGCGACGCTACGCGAGCGCGGCGCGGTCGACATCTCCGTGTACTCGCCCTCCGGTCGGGCCGAGATCTTCGCGGCGAAGCACGGCATCCGCGCGGTCGCAGCCGCGGACTACGCCCGCACAGCCGCACACTCCAGCCTGCTCATCACCTGCACGTCCGCCACCGAACCGGTGCTGGGACCGGAGCACCTGCAGCTCCCCGTCGGTCTCGCCGCGGCCGGGTGCCCGGTGGGCTCGCACAGCCGGCTCGTGGTCGACCTCGGGATGCCGCGCAACGTCGACCCCGCTGTCGCGACCCTGGAGGGCGTGGCGCTGCTCGACCTCGAGACCATCCGCCTGCACGCGCCGCTCGAGGAGCTGCAGGCGACCGACGCCGCCCGCACCGTCGTTCGTGAGGCCGCGGACACCTTCCACGTCGTGGGTGCCCGCCAGAGCGTGACCCCCTCCGTCGTGGCCCTGCGGTCGCACATCTTCTCGCTGCTCGACACCGAGATCGACCGGGCCCGTGCGCGCGGCGACGAGGACGGCAAGGTCGAGCAGGCGCTGCGGCACCTCGTCGGCGTGCTGCTGCACACCCCGACCGTCCGCGCCCACGAGCTCGCCGCGGAGGGCAGGGCCGACGAGTTCGCCGCCGCGCTGTCCGCCCTGTACGGCCTCAGCCCCGAGGCCCCCCCCGCCGAGGACGCCGCCTCCGCCTGA
- a CDS encoding phage holin family protein has protein sequence MPRGYRDRADDSLLTLLGDLPELVTNLVKAEIDAAKAWVSRTAKDAGIGSVWFLVALFFLFWAVPVILVFAIAGLSSWWPVWLSAIAVFGILILAVLLFALLGILKFRKVLKRQNPAQAVAEDIRIVKEAGDEHP, from the coding sequence ATGCCCCGCGGATACCGGGATCGCGCCGACGACAGTCTGCTGACCCTGCTCGGGGATCTGCCCGAGCTGGTCACCAACCTCGTGAAGGCGGAGATCGACGCCGCCAAGGCGTGGGTCTCGCGCACGGCGAAGGATGCGGGGATCGGCTCGGTCTGGTTCCTCGTCGCCCTGTTCTTCCTGTTCTGGGCCGTGCCGGTGATCCTCGTGTTCGCGATCGCCGGCCTGTCGTCGTGGTGGCCTGTGTGGCTGTCGGCGATCGCCGTGTTCGGCATCCTGATCCTCGCCGTGCTGCTGTTCGCGCTGCTCGGCATCCTCAAGTTCCGCAAGGTGCTCAAGCGCCAGAACCCGGCGCAGGCCGTGGCCGAGGACATCCGAATCGTGAAGGAGGCCGGCGATGAGCACCCCTGA
- the hemC gene encoding hydroxymethylbilane synthase: MSTPIRLGTRRSALAQAQSGHVAAALEKVTGRAVELVPITSEGDTNRASLSEIGGLGVFATRLREALLAGRCDFLVHSLKDLPTAVPEGLVIAATPRREDARDVVLTRHGAPLHELGSGSTVGTGSPRRIAQVRRRAPQAEVVDIRGNVDSRLARVASGELDAVILAAAGLSRLGTDSPLKREELGLAEWPTAPGQGSLAVETRADAPEELREALSALDDHDTRLAVTVERAILEGLDAGCQAPMAAHARVEGAEIRIRTVVYAPDGGRRIGLDVTEALNGEYIHRNGSGNGADAADGAGPMHAARELGLAVARRLLDQGAADLVPREHPDFS; encoded by the coding sequence ATGAGCACCCCCATCCGTCTCGGCACCCGACGCAGCGCGCTCGCGCAGGCGCAGTCGGGCCATGTCGCCGCCGCCCTCGAGAAGGTCACGGGGCGTGCCGTCGAGCTCGTCCCGATCACCAGCGAGGGCGACACCAATCGGGCGTCGCTGTCGGAGATCGGCGGTCTGGGCGTCTTCGCGACCCGGCTGCGCGAGGCTCTGCTCGCCGGCCGTTGCGACTTCCTCGTGCACTCCCTCAAAGACCTCCCGACCGCCGTGCCGGAGGGTCTCGTGATCGCTGCGACGCCCCGCCGAGAGGATGCCAGGGACGTGGTTCTCACGCGTCACGGCGCGCCCCTGCACGAGCTCGGCTCGGGCAGCACCGTCGGCACGGGCTCGCCGCGACGCATCGCCCAGGTTCGGCGCCGGGCACCGCAGGCGGAGGTCGTGGACATCCGCGGCAACGTCGACTCCCGGCTCGCGCGGGTGGCCTCGGGCGAGCTCGACGCCGTGATCCTCGCGGCCGCCGGGCTGTCGCGTCTGGGGACCGACTCGCCGCTGAAGCGCGAAGAGCTCGGGCTCGCGGAGTGGCCGACCGCGCCGGGGCAGGGGTCGCTCGCGGTGGAGACCAGGGCGGACGCCCCGGAGGAGCTGCGGGAGGCGCTCTCCGCCCTCGACGATCACGACACCCGACTGGCCGTCACGGTCGAGCGCGCCATTCTGGAGGGACTCGATGCCGGGTGTCAAGCCCCCATGGCGGCGCACGCACGCGTCGAGGGCGCCGAGATCCGCATCAGGACGGTCGTGTACGCCCCGGACGGGGGTCGGCGGATCGGGCTCGACGTCACGGAAGCCCTGAACGGGGAGTATATTCATCGGAACGGCAGTGGCAATGGAGCGGATGCTGCCGATGGTGCAGGCCCGATGCACGCAGCGCGCGAGCTCGGGCTCGCTGTTGCCCGTCGGCTGCTCGATCAAGGGGCGGCCGACCTCGTCCCCCGAGAGCACCCCGATTTCTCATGA
- a CDS encoding DUF1801 domain-containing protein: protein MKPTGNDVAGLIARSSPAARRRDAETLTALMQEITGREPQTWGTIIGFGSCHYRYPTGTEGDSPLLGFAPRRAATTIYLFEGTDAHADDLARLGPHTTGVGCLYLSDLEQVDLTVLRGILEHSLAWAEAGGDVGATVTVTG from the coding sequence GTGAAGCCCACGGGGAACGACGTCGCCGGGCTCATCGCCCGCTCCTCCCCCGCCGCTCGGCGCCGAGACGCGGAGACGCTCACCGCGCTCATGCAGGAGATCACCGGCCGCGAGCCGCAGACCTGGGGCACCATCATCGGCTTCGGCTCCTGCCACTACCGCTACCCGACCGGTACCGAGGGCGACAGCCCGCTCCTCGGCTTCGCGCCGCGCCGAGCCGCCACCACGATCTACCTCTTCGAGGGGACGGATGCGCACGCGGACGACCTGGCACGGCTCGGGCCGCACACCACCGGCGTCGGCTGCCTCTACCTCTCCGACCTGGAGCAGGTGGACCTGACGGTGCTGCGCGGGATCCTGGAGCACTCGCTCGCCTGGGCCGAAGCGGGCGGCGACGTGGGCGCGACGGTCACCGTCACCGGCTGA
- a CDS encoding HhH-GPD-type base excision DNA repair protein → MALHITGDTAADTLLTENPLALLVGMLLDQQVPMETAFAGPLKIEQRTGAADAAAIAGMAPEEFLEAFRQTPAVHRFPGSMAARVQTLCQAIVDEWGGDASALWTAGDPDGAEVLKRLKALPGFGEQKAKIFLALLGKQYGFTGEGWREASAPYGEDGSYRSVADIVSPESLTKVREYKKAMKAAAKAAK, encoded by the coding sequence ATGGCCCTTCACATCACCGGAGACACCGCCGCCGACACCCTGCTGACCGAGAACCCGCTCGCGCTGCTCGTGGGGATGCTGCTCGACCAGCAGGTGCCCATGGAGACCGCTTTCGCCGGTCCGCTCAAGATCGAACAGCGCACCGGTGCGGCCGATGCCGCGGCCATCGCGGGGATGGCACCCGAGGAGTTCCTCGAGGCGTTCCGCCAGACGCCCGCCGTGCACCGGTTCCCCGGGTCGATGGCCGCCCGCGTGCAGACGCTGTGCCAGGCGATCGTCGACGAGTGGGGTGGCGACGCCTCAGCGCTGTGGACCGCGGGCGACCCGGACGGTGCGGAGGTGCTGAAGCGCCTGAAGGCACTGCCCGGCTTCGGTGAGCAGAAGGCCAAGATCTTCCTGGCGCTGCTCGGCAAGCAGTACGGCTTCACGGGCGAGGGCTGGCGCGAGGCCTCGGCGCCCTACGGCGAGGACGGCTCGTACCGCAGCGTCGCCGACATCGTCTCCCCCGAGTCGCTCACGAAGGTGCGCGAGTACAAGAAGGCGATGAAGGCCGCGGCCAAGGCGGCGAAGTGA
- a CDS encoding protoporphyrinogen/coproporphyrinogen oxidase yields the protein MSPDPSGAHTSAAEPADLAARAAEKHVVVIGGGMGGLVAARECAKVGMRVTVLEAAEALGGALRRVELDGVTLDAGAESYATRGGLVRALVDELGLADRVVPPRAGGAWLSGIPGTGAAPLPVGGVLGIPGNPFQDDVRRIIGWSGAWRAYLDRVRPPLTIGHELSLGRLVASRMGPKVRDRLVAPVTTGVYSASPDDVDIDVAAPGLNAALTRVGSLSGAVLALRGNGGSGGAKAPGAAVEGLRGGMTVLVDAIADDLAQLGATVRTGVRVLSVVSEDGGWRVTAATQLDTPTQTPEPWVAESEPLADAVAVTDEPVEELLRADAVIVATAESVARELLADAVPALALAEAAASPEIEIVTLLLDAPALRSVPRGTGVLTVPGSHTAKALTHSTAKWEWVREAAGDREVVRVSFGAQGEPAATAALDDAAAIDLARREAAALLGVPLEPTQVIAGHRGRFVQSQPASLLGSGARRQAARDAIQAIPGLAVVGAWVAGTGLAQVVPDATEASDRLRRALLWD from the coding sequence ATGAGCCCTGACCCCTCCGGTGCACACACGTCCGCGGCCGAGCCGGCCGACCTGGCCGCACGCGCCGCGGAGAAGCACGTCGTCGTGATCGGCGGGGGCATGGGTGGTCTCGTCGCCGCCCGCGAGTGCGCCAAGGTCGGCATGCGGGTCACGGTGCTGGAGGCTGCCGAGGCGCTGGGCGGTGCCCTGCGTCGCGTGGAGCTCGACGGTGTGACGCTCGATGCGGGCGCCGAGAGCTACGCGACCAGGGGCGGCCTCGTCCGCGCCCTCGTCGACGAGCTCGGACTCGCGGATCGGGTCGTGCCCCCTCGCGCGGGCGGCGCCTGGCTCTCCGGCATCCCCGGCACGGGTGCGGCTCCGCTCCCGGTGGGCGGGGTCCTCGGCATTCCCGGCAACCCGTTCCAGGACGACGTGCGGCGCATCATCGGATGGTCGGGCGCATGGCGCGCCTACCTCGACCGCGTACGGCCGCCGCTGACCATCGGCCACGAGCTGAGCCTCGGGCGGCTCGTCGCCTCCCGCATGGGCCCGAAGGTGCGCGACCGCCTGGTCGCCCCGGTCACGACGGGCGTGTACTCCGCGTCGCCCGACGACGTGGACATCGACGTGGCCGCCCCGGGGCTGAACGCCGCCCTGACCCGCGTCGGCTCGCTGTCCGGCGCGGTGCTGGCGCTGCGCGGGAACGGCGGCTCCGGTGGGGCGAAGGCTCCGGGTGCCGCGGTGGAAGGCCTCCGTGGCGGCATGACCGTGCTGGTGGACGCGATCGCCGACGACCTCGCCCAGCTCGGGGCGACCGTGCGCACGGGAGTGCGGGTGCTCTCGGTCGTGTCGGAGGACGGCGGTTGGCGGGTCACGGCCGCGACGCAGCTCGACACCCCGACGCAGACGCCGGAGCCGTGGGTTGCCGAGTCGGAGCCTCTGGCCGACGCCGTCGCGGTGACGGACGAGCCGGTGGAGGAGCTTCTCCGTGCGGACGCCGTGATCGTCGCGACCGCGGAGTCCGTGGCGCGCGAGCTGCTCGCCGACGCGGTGCCGGCGCTCGCTCTGGCCGAAGCGGCCGCGTCCCCGGAGATCGAGATCGTCACGCTGCTGCTGGATGCCCCGGCTCTGCGCAGCGTGCCGCGGGGCACCGGGGTGCTCACGGTGCCCGGGAGCCACACGGCCAAGGCGCTCACCCACTCGACGGCGAAGTGGGAGTGGGTGCGGGAGGCCGCGGGCGACAGGGAGGTCGTGCGGGTGTCGTTCGGCGCGCAGGGGGAGCCCGCGGCCACCGCCGCCCTCGACGACGCGGCGGCGATCGACCTGGCGCGGCGGGAGGCGGCCGCGCTGCTCGGTGTACCGCTGGAGCCGACCCAGGTGATCGCAGGGCACCGCGGACGGTTCGTGCAGTCGCAGCCCGCGTCGCTCCTCGGATCGGGGGCGCGGCGCCAGGCTGCGCGCGATGCGATCCAGGCGATCCCCGGCCTGGCGGTGGTCGGAGCCTGGGTGGCCGGGACCGGCCTCGCACAGGTGGTCCCGGATGCCACGGAGGCGTCCGATCGCCTGCGTCGCGCGCTCCTGTGGGACTGA
- the hemE gene encoding uroporphyrinogen decarboxylase translates to MALSDAPLLRALTGDRPDTTPVWFMRQAGRSLPEYRELRVGTRMLDACLTPDLAAEITLQPVRRHGVDAAVFFSDIVIPLRLAGVEVEIEPGRGPVFANPVRTRADVERITAIDPESLDGTAIAEAVGIVAAELGDTPVIGFAGAPFTLAAYLVEGGPSKEHLRARGMMHADPDAWHRLAGWLARVSRRFLETQRDAGAAVVQLFDSWAGSLSPADYRTFVAPHSTAALDGIGVPTIHFGVGTGPFLADMRLGGIADGVGVDWRLPLDEAAAILGPDTSVQGNIDPALLGAPWPVLEAHVRDVLERGRAARGHIVNLGHGVPPETDPDQLTRIVELVHGA, encoded by the coding sequence ATGGCCCTTTCCGACGCTCCGCTGCTGCGCGCCCTCACGGGCGACCGCCCCGACACGACGCCCGTCTGGTTCATGCGGCAGGCCGGCCGCTCGCTGCCCGAGTACCGGGAGCTGCGGGTGGGCACACGGATGCTCGACGCCTGCCTCACGCCCGACCTCGCGGCGGAGATCACCCTGCAGCCGGTGCGGCGGCACGGTGTGGACGCGGCGGTGTTCTTCAGCGACATCGTGATCCCGCTGCGCCTCGCCGGCGTCGAGGTGGAGATCGAGCCGGGGCGCGGGCCGGTGTTCGCGAACCCCGTGCGCACGAGGGCCGATGTCGAGCGGATCACCGCGATCGACCCGGAGTCGCTCGACGGCACGGCGATCGCGGAGGCGGTGGGCATCGTCGCGGCGGAGCTCGGCGACACCCCGGTGATCGGCTTCGCCGGCGCGCCCTTCACGCTCGCGGCCTACCTCGTCGAGGGCGGCCCGTCGAAGGAGCACCTGCGGGCACGCGGCATGATGCACGCGGACCCCGACGCCTGGCACCGTCTGGCGGGGTGGCTCGCCCGCGTCTCCCGACGATTCCTGGAGACGCAGCGCGACGCGGGTGCCGCGGTCGTGCAGCTCTTCGACAGCTGGGCCGGCTCGCTCAGCCCCGCCGACTACCGCACGTTCGTGGCACCGCATTCGACCGCCGCGCTCGACGGCATCGGTGTCCCCACCATCCACTTCGGCGTCGGCACCGGCCCGTTCCTCGCCGACATGCGCCTGGGCGGCATCGCCGACGGGGTCGGCGTGGACTGGCGTCTTCCGCTCGACGAGGCCGCGGCGATCCTCGGACCGGACACGAGCGTGCAGGGCAACATCGACCCCGCGCTGCTCGGGGCGCCGTGGCCCGTGCTGGAGGCGCACGTGCGCGACGTCCTGGAGCGCGGTCGTGCGGCCCGCGGGCACATCGTCAACCTCGGTCACGGGGTGCCGCCCGAGACCGACCCCGACCAGCTGACGCGCATCGTCGAGCTGGTGCACGGCGCCTGA
- the hemQ gene encoding hydrogen peroxide-dependent heme synthase, whose amino-acid sequence MSEVREENPSGFTLWAVWRRNPDAPVTENDATELESIVSHIEDSGVTVRGFYDVSGLKADADLMVWLHGDTAEELQKALRRLRRTELLRSLLPVWNVMGVHRDAEFNRSHVPGFLRGVAPKDWLCLYPFVRTPEWYLAPEADRRAMLADHGRKGAAFTGVIANTVAAFALGDYEWLLPMEADDVTDLVDMMRDLRYTEARMFVKEEVPFYTGRRLRFDEIADVLQ is encoded by the coding sequence ATGTCCGAAGTGCGCGAAGAGAACCCGTCCGGCTTCACCCTCTGGGCCGTGTGGCGACGCAATCCCGATGCTCCCGTCACCGAGAACGACGCCACGGAGCTCGAGTCGATCGTCTCGCACATCGAGGATTCCGGCGTCACCGTCCGTGGCTTCTACGACGTCTCCGGGCTGAAGGCTGACGCCGATCTGATGGTGTGGCTGCACGGCGACACCGCCGAAGAGCTGCAGAAGGCGCTGCGCCGCCTCCGTCGCACGGAGCTGCTGCGCTCGCTGCTGCCGGTGTGGAACGTGATGGGCGTGCACCGCGACGCGGAGTTCAACCGCTCGCACGTGCCGGGGTTCCTCCGCGGCGTCGCACCGAAGGACTGGCTCTGCCTGTACCCGTTCGTCCGCACCCCGGAGTGGTACCTGGCGCCGGAGGCTGACCGCCGCGCGATGCTCGCCGACCACGGGCGCAAGGGCGCTGCGTTCACGGGCGTCATCGCGAACACCGTCGCCGCGTTCGCGCTGGGTGACTACGAGTGGCTGCTGCCGATGGAGGCCGACGACGTGACCGACCTGGTCGACATGATGCGCGACCTCCGTTACACCGAGGCGCGGATGTTCGTGAAGGAGGAGGTGCCCTTCTACACGGGGCGCCGTCTGCGCTTCGACGAGATCGCCGACGTGCTGCAGTAA